The following coding sequences are from one Diabrotica virgifera virgifera chromosome 2, PGI_DIABVI_V3a window:
- the LOC126880587 gene encoding uncharacterized protein LOC126880587, translated as MILLSIFIFPVLSWIKQTARNTRSHKIKVDTQLHSTMRMIAGTIKSTPTQWLPVLSHIPPLHLRQVDALTRAYKKIMNNINLPIHQDTEDARNTHLRSRKPPIKTARMIHEEFNIKNAWSQEWNAWQNNMPCITHKPPGFDLSCKTLNRIRTRHGICAYMLHKWGKNPSPQCQTIDHIIEVSLKILQW; from the exons ATGAttcttttgagtatatttattttccctgttttgtcctggataaagCAAACagcgagaaatactagaagccacaaaataAAG GTTGACACTCAGCTGCACAGCACTATGAGGATGATAGCTGGTACAATTAAATCAACTCCCACCCAATGGCTTCCAGTTTTAAGTCACATCCCACCTCTACATTTACGACAAGTTGACGCACTTACACGTGCATACAAAAAGATCATGAACAATATAAATCTGCCGATCCACCAAGATACCGAGGATGCACGAAATACTCATCTCCGTTCTAGAAAACCACCAATAAAAACGGCAAGAATGATACATGAGGAGTTCAACATCAAGAATGCATGGTCCCAAGAATGGAACGCATGGCAAAATAACATGCCCTGCATTACCCACAAGCCACCAGGTTTTGATCTTTCATGTAAAACTCTAAATAGGATCCGAACCAGACATGGCATATGTGCATACATGTTACATAAATGGGGAAAGAACCCATCTCCTCAATGTCAAACCATTGACCACATTATTGAAGTGTCCCTCAAGATCCTACAATGGTAG